The Starkeya sp. ORNL1 DNA window GAGGGCAAATACGGTGTCAACGCCGCCATGGTCTATGGCACCGATGGCGGCATCGCCGCCGCCGGGCTGAAGGTGCTGCGCGACACCAAGGGGGTGCAGCCGGTCTACCAGCCGGCACCGGTGGTGCGCGCCGAGGTGCTTGAACTCTATCCCGAGCTGCCCCGCCTGCTCACCGCCGCCTTCGAGGGGCTGACGCAGGAAACGCTGCAGGAGCTGAACGCGCGGGTCCAGATCAATGGCGAGGACGCCCGCGCCGTCGCCACCGACTACCTGCGCGCCCGGCGGCTGTTGCGTTAATTCAGCCGGCCTCGGCGTCCACCGGTTTCGCCTCCGGCGGCTTCAGATTCATCAGCCACACCACCGCGGTCATCATCGCGACGCCCAGCATGATGCCGACCAGGCGGTCGAGGGGGGCGGTGACGCTGGAGGGCGGGCCGGAATCGACCATGGTGACCAGCAGCGCTACCGCCGACTGGGTGCCGACATAGGTGTTCGCGGTCTTGCCGAGATGCACGCGCGCGAACAGGAAGACCAACAGGAACAGGCTCGCCGTCCACCACACGATGTTGGTGGCGTTGATGCCGATGACCAGCAGGCCGGTGGCGCCGCCGATCACGCAGCCGAGAATGCGCTGGAAGCCGCGGTGACGGGTGGCGGCAGGGTCGGCATCGACCACGACGAGGCTGGAGATCAGCACCTGCGTCAGTTGCGGCAGGTCGAACGCCACCCAGGCGAACACGATGGCCAGCGCGCCGATCGCCGCGGCGAGGCCCTGCCAGGCGGCGTTCTCGGCGCTGATCCCCGTGGGGGTAGCGGTGAGTCCTCTCGGCAGTTCCCCGGCGCGCGGGCCCAGCGCCCAATTGGCGAGCGTCGAGACCGCGACGCCGATGATGATCTCGTAGCAGCGGAAATGCGCGAAGCCATAGAGCTGCGCCGGCGTCGTCATGCTGCACAGCAGAACCAGCAGCGCGCTCAGCGACCCGTAGAACCAGGCATAGCCGTAGTCGCTGCGCTGGCGGCCATAGGTGCCGAGCCCGGCCAGCAGCATCAGCAGCAGTGCCTGCGCGATCGGCTGCCCCTCCAGCCACAGCGACACGACATAGCCGCCGGTGACACCGACTATGGTGCCGGCGATGCGCAGCACGCCCTTGGTGAACATCGCGCCGCGGTCGACATTGGAGATGATCACCGCACTGAGCGCCGCCCAGTAAGGCTGCTCGAGCCCCGCAGCGATGGCGATATAGACCGCGACCACGACCGCGACCGCGGTGGCGAGGGCCTGGCGGCTGATATCGTCCATGGCGCGACACCCCTCCAACACGCCCTAGAACCAGATCAGCACGCGGGCGTCGGAACCGACGAAATGCGGCGTGCCCTGCGGCCAGGCATCGAGCGTGATCTCGACGGGGAAGCGCCGCGGCAGGCGCACCCAGTCGGTGGTCGGCTCGACATAGGGCACGATGCCCGGGCTCTCCGGCGAGCGCGCGACGCCGGCGGCGATGCCGCTCACCTGCCCTTCATGGATCACCCAGGGCTGCGCGCCGAGCGTCACCAACACCTTCTGCCCAAGCTTGATATGCGATAGATGGCGCTCGGCGACATTGGCAACGACGCGGCGGCGGGCATCGGTGACGATGGCCATCACCTGCGTGCCGGCGCGCAGATAATCCCCCTGTCTCGTGGTGAAGGGGGCGACACGCCCGGCCTCCGGCGCGGTCACCGTGGTCTTGGAAAGCTCGTACTTCGCCTTGGCGAGCATAGCGGTCGCCGCTGCGACATTGGCACTGCCCACGGCGACACGCCGGCTTGCCACCTGCAACCCGGATTGCGCCACCAGCACATTGGCAGAGGCCGTGGCGAGGTCGCGGGTGGCAAGGTCGAGATTGGCGTCCGAGGAGAAGCCTTCCTTCGACAGCGAGCGGACACGGCCCATCGTGGTGTTCGCATTGGTCTCGACCGCTTGCGCGGATTGCAAGGTGGCGTTGGCCGAGGCCACCTCGTCCGTGGCAAGCTCGACATTGGCCTTGGCCTGGGCGAGCGAGGCATCGGCGTTGTCGACAGCGAGTTGGTAGGGTGTCGGCTCGATCGCGAACAGCAGGTCGCCGGCTTTCACCACCGCATTGTCCTGCACCGCCAGCTTGGAGACCGGCCCTTCGATCTCCGAGGAGATGATGACGATGTCGCTCATGACATAGGCGTCGCCGGTATAGGCGAAGAAGCCGACGCTGATCTCATAGAGCACGAACAGCAGCACGGCAGCGCCGAGGATCAGCCGGACGGGATGGCGCAGCAGCAGGGCAAGCATGAGGTCGGGTTCCGGACGCGGACGAGTGCGCGCCCATCATGCGCGGCAAAGGCCGGTGGTACGCAAGCCCTGTTTACCGGGAACTATGGCGGCCACATGCGCTGCAGCACGCCGTCCTTCTGAAAGAGCCCGTGCATCAGCGCCGCGCCGATATGGATCGCCAGCAGGCCGGCAATGGTGAAGCCGACATAGTCGTGGATGGTGAAGATGGCGTCGGAGAGCGGTTCGTTCTTGGCGACCAACGCGGGCAGGGTGAACAGGCCGAAGATGCTGACCGGCGCGCCATAGGCGCTGGCGCCGAACCAGCCGATGAAGGGCTGGGCGAGCAGCAGCACATAGAGCGCGCTGTGCACCGCCTCGGAGGCGATCCGCTGCCAGCGCGGCACGCTCAAAGGCAAAGGCGGTGGCTTGTGTGTCACCCGATAGGCGAGCCGTATCAGCACCAGCACGAAAACCGTGAAGCCGAACGCCTCATGCAGGTAGAACAGCCAGTCCTGCAACGGTCCGCTGTTGATCCGGCCCATGGCGATGCCGACCGGGATCATGCACAGCACGATGAGCGCCACCAGCCAGTGCATCAGCCGCGCCGGCCCGCGATAGCGACCCGCGGCATGGCGCTCGGATACGGCGATGGTTCCGTCCTGCATCGCGCACTCCCCGATGAGGCGGCCTTACGGCCGCGTGCGGCGCAGAATGGCACCGTTGCGCGACGAATTCATCCGTCCTGTAACGATTCCAAGGTCATATTCGTCGTGATCGCTGTGGGAGCGGGCCGAACCTCCTCGGGAATCGCGCACAGCCCGTTGCGCCGCATCCAGCCGCCGAAGGCCGGGCTCGCGGTCAGCATGGCGAGCGGCACCGCGAACAGCGCCCCGGCAAAGGCCGGCGCGGCATAAAGCGCCGCCAGCGGGCCAAGCGCCAGCAAGCCCGCCAGTGCCGTGAGCCCGAGCAGCGTGTGCGGCCAGAAGCGGGCGAAGGCGGCGCGCAGCGGCACGCCATGGGCGTCACGCATCTGCGCGCCCCAATTGGCGCTGCGCCCCAGTACGATGCCAGCAATGGTCAAGGTGTGGCTCACCGCGGCGAGTGGCGTGACCAGGAAGGCGAACAGCGTCTCCGCCAGGCACCCGGCAAGGAAGCGCCAGCCGCCGCCGAAGCGGGCGCGCTCCGCCGGCCGGGTGAGCACGTCGAGCGCGGAGGCGATCTTGGGCGCGAACATCACGAGAAGGCCGAGCGCCAGCAGCAACAGGCCAGCCGGAGCGTCGAACCAGTGCGTCCCGGCATTGCGGAGCGCCTGCACCAGCAGCAAGGCCAGCAGCACGATGAAGGCGGGCGAGGCGATGAACATCAGGATCGCCAGCACCAGCTGGATGCGGCTCGCCGGCAACAGCCCGGGCAAGCGCAGCAGTCGCAGGTACTGCATGTTGCCGCGGCACCAGCGGGCGTCGCGGCGCATGTGCTCGATGAGGTCCGGCGGGTTCTCCTCATAGGAGCCGCCCTCCTCCGGCAGTACCCGCACCTCATAGCCGGCGCTGCGCATCACCACCGCCTCGATCTGGTCGTGCGAGAGGATGTCGCGGCCGTGCTGCGAGCGGCCCGGCAGGCGCGGCAGGTCGCAATGACGGCGGAACGGCTCGATGCGCAGCACCGCATTGTGACCCCAATAGGGGCCGCAATCGGCATGCCACCAGGCGCTGCCGAAGGTGTAGGAGCGCATGCCGAGCCGCATGCCGAACTGGAACAGCCGCGCCAGAGGGCTCATCGAGGGCAGGCCGACGGCAAGGCTCTGCAAGATGCCGAGCCTGGGGCTGTCCTCCATCACCCGCACCATCTTGAGGATGCGCGCCGCCGACATGCGGCTGTCGGCGTCGAGCACCACCATCAGGTCGGCGTCGCCGGCATGGTGCTCGCAGAAATCGCGGATATTGCCGGCCTTGAAACCCTCGTTCGAGGTGCGGCGCCGATATGCGACGGCTATGCGGCCCGGCGCCTCGGCCTGGAGCTCGGCCGCCGCACGCACTTCCAGCGCCGCGATGTCGGGGCGGTCGGTATCGGACAATATGTGCAGCCGGAAATGCCCGGCGAACGGCGTCACCGACAATTCGGCAAGCATGGCCCTGGCATTGCCGAAGACCCGCTGGGGGTCTTCATTGCGGATGCACAGCGCCAGCGTGATGCGCCCGATGATCGGCTCCTCGCCGGTGACGAGGCGCGCCGGTGGGCAGACGAGGCCGACCGGATCGCGTACGAAGCGCATCAGGATGAAGCCGGCAAACGCATTCCAGAAGCCGATCAGCGGCCACAGCACATAGAGTGCGAAGACGGCGAGGATGGCGACATCCAGCATATCGATGCCGCCCGGCGCCAGTGCGGCGGCCAGCAGTGCAATTAGCCCCACCCAGCTCATGGCGCAGGCGAGCGCGAAGGCCAGCCGGCGGCGCGTCACCGCGCGGCGCAGCCCGGCATGCTCGCGGATCGACGCATCAGCGTCGGTGGCGGTCTCAAGCACGAACGACATGGGAAAGGCACCCGGTTGCGCTAGGATTCAGAGACGGGCAATACGGCGGAATCCGGCCGCCGGGTGGGTTTCCTTACGATATCGCAGCCGTGGGCGCCAATGACGCCCGCTTGAACGGAAGGACCGCGCGACAATGACGCTTCAAGCCCGCGCCTTCTGGACCATTGCCGCCGGCACCGGCGAGTTGCGCGTGGAAACGCTGGCGCCGCCTGGTCCCGGCGAGGTGCTCATCGAGACTCGGTTCAGTAGCCTGAGCCGCGGCACCGAGCGGCTGGTGTTCGAGGGGCGGGTGCCGGAAAGCGAGTTCGCCCGCATGCGCGCGCCGCGCCAATCGGGCGATTTCCCGTTCCCGGTGAAATACGGCTATGCCGCGGTCGGGCGCGTGGCGGGCTCCGATGAACACGTCTTCGCGCTGCATCCGCACCAGGATCGTTTCGTCGTGCCGAAGGAAGCGGTGCTGCCGCTTCCCGAGGGTTTGCCGCCAGCGCGGGCGGCGCTGGCGGCGAACATGGAGACCGCGCTCAACGCCTTGTGGGATTCCGGCGTCGGGCCGGGCGAGCGCATCGTGGTGGTCGGCGGCGGTGCTGTGGGGAGCCTCGTCGCTTACCTTGCCGGCCGGATTCCCGGCACCGAGACCACGCTGGTCGATATCGACCCGGCCCGTGAACGGCTGGCCCATGCGCTCGGCGTTGGTTTCGCGCTGCCGGATGCGGCCCCCGGCGGGGCAGATTTGGTGTTCCACGCCAGCGCCTCGGCCGCGGGGCTTGCAACGGCGCTCGCCTGCGCGGGCGACGAGGCGAGCGTGGTGGAACTGAGCTGGTATGGCGAGGGGACGGTCGCCGCGCCGCTCGGCGGAGCCTTTCATGCGCTTCGGCTCAGGCTGGTCTCCAGCCAGGTCGGCCGCATCTCGCCGGGCCGCCGGCCGCGCTGGACGCATCGCCGCAGGCTGGCCAAGGCGCTGGAACTGCTGCGCGATCCCCGGCTCGACGCGCTGCTCTCGAAGCCGGTGCCGTTCGCCACGCTGCCGGCCCGCATGGGCGAACTGCTCGCCGGGCCTGATCCCTGCCCGCTGATCGCCTATGATGGCGACGCGTAGTCCCTGCAACGAGAGGTGCCGCCAATGTTCGCCGTCGAGGTTCGCGACCACATCATGATCGCCCATTCCTTCCGCGGCGCCGTGTTCGGCCCGGCGCAGGCGCTGCACGGCGCGACCTTCGTGGTCGATGTCGCTTTCTATCGGCCCGAGCTCGATGCGGACGGCATCGTCGTCGATATCGGCCTCGCGCTCGAGGCGCTCAAGGCGACGCTGGCGCCGCTCAACTACCGCAATCTTGATGACATCCCGCAATTTGCCGGGCGCAACACCACGACGGAATTCCTGGCGCGGCATATCTTTGACGAGATCGCCGCGGCCATCGCCGCAGGCAAGCTCGGCGAGGGTGCGCGGCAGGTGACGCGACTGAAGGTGGCGCTGAATGAGAGCCACGTTGCGCGTGCCTGGTACGAGGCGGATCTTGGCTGACAGACAATGGGCCGAGAGGCATCTGGCCTTTGCCATACCGGGCGATCTCGAAGCGCCGACCGGCGGCTATGGCTATGACCGCCGGCTGATGGACGAGTTGCGGGCGCTCGGCTGGGAAATCGAGCACATCGCCCTGCCCGGCGGCTTTCCCTCGCCGTCGGACGCCGAGCGCGGGCAAGCGCTGGCGGCGCTCACGGCATTGCCGCTCGGCACGCCACTGATGATCGACGGCCTCGCCTTCGGTGTCATGGACCGGGAGGCGCCGCAATTGGCGGCACGCGGGCCACTGATCGCGCTGGTGCATCATCCGCTCGCCAACGAGACCGGCCTTGCCGCGGATCACGCCAGGGCACTGCGGGCGAGCGAGTGGGCGGCGCTCTCGCATGCCGGGCGCGTCGTCGTCACCAGCCCGGCCACGGCCACGGCGCTGACGCGGGATTTCGAGGTGGCAGCGGAGCGCATCGTCGTCGCCGTGCCCGGCACC harbors:
- a CDS encoding FUSC family protein: MDDISRQALATAVAVVVAVYIAIAAGLEQPYWAALSAVIISNVDRGAMFTKGVLRIAGTIVGVTGGYVVSLWLEGQPIAQALLLMLLAGLGTYGRQRSDYGYAWFYGSLSALLVLLCSMTTPAQLYGFAHFRCYEIIIGVAVSTLANWALGPRAGELPRGLTATPTGISAENAAWQGLAAAIGALAIVFAWVAFDLPQLTQVLISSLVVVDADPAATRHRGFQRILGCVIGGATGLLVIGINATNIVWWTASLFLLVFLFARVHLGKTANTYVGTQSAVALLVTMVDSGPPSSVTAPLDRLVGIMLGVAMMTAVVWLMNLKPPEAKPVDAEAG
- a CDS encoding HlyD family secretion protein: MLALLLRHPVRLILGAAVLLFVLYEISVGFFAYTGDAYVMSDIVIISSEIEGPVSKLAVQDNAVVKAGDLLFAIEPTPYQLAVDNADASLAQAKANVELATDEVASANATLQSAQAVETNANTTMGRVRSLSKEGFSSDANLDLATRDLATASANVLVAQSGLQVASRRVAVGSANVAAATAMLAKAKYELSKTTVTAPEAGRVAPFTTRQGDYLRAGTQVMAIVTDARRRVVANVAERHLSHIKLGQKVLVTLGAQPWVIHEGQVSGIAAGVARSPESPGIVPYVEPTTDWVRLPRRFPVEITLDAWPQGTPHFVGSDARVLIWF
- a CDS encoding cytochrome b encodes the protein MQDGTIAVSERHAAGRYRGPARLMHWLVALIVLCMIPVGIAMGRINSGPLQDWLFYLHEAFGFTVFVLVLIRLAYRVTHKPPPLPLSVPRWQRIASEAVHSALYVLLLAQPFIGWFGASAYGAPVSIFGLFTLPALVAKNEPLSDAIFTIHDYVGFTIAGLLAIHIGAALMHGLFQKDGVLQRMWPP
- the mdoH gene encoding glucans biosynthesis glucosyltransferase MdoH, which produces MSFVLETATDADASIREHAGLRRAVTRRRLAFALACAMSWVGLIALLAAALAPGGIDMLDVAILAVFALYVLWPLIGFWNAFAGFILMRFVRDPVGLVCPPARLVTGEEPIIGRITLALCIRNEDPQRVFGNARAMLAELSVTPFAGHFRLHILSDTDRPDIAALEVRAAAELQAEAPGRIAVAYRRRTSNEGFKAGNIRDFCEHHAGDADLMVVLDADSRMSAARILKMVRVMEDSPRLGILQSLAVGLPSMSPLARLFQFGMRLGMRSYTFGSAWWHADCGPYWGHNAVLRIEPFRRHCDLPRLPGRSQHGRDILSHDQIEAVVMRSAGYEVRVLPEEGGSYEENPPDLIEHMRRDARWCRGNMQYLRLLRLPGLLPASRIQLVLAILMFIASPAFIVLLALLLVQALRNAGTHWFDAPAGLLLLALGLLVMFAPKIASALDVLTRPAERARFGGGWRFLAGCLAETLFAFLVTPLAAVSHTLTIAGIVLGRSANWGAQMRDAHGVPLRAAFARFWPHTLLGLTALAGLLALGPLAALYAAPAFAGALFAVPLAMLTASPAFGGWMRRNGLCAIPEEVRPAPTAITTNMTLESLQDG
- a CDS encoding zinc-binding alcohol dehydrogenase: MTLQARAFWTIAAGTGELRVETLAPPGPGEVLIETRFSSLSRGTERLVFEGRVPESEFARMRAPRQSGDFPFPVKYGYAAVGRVAGSDEHVFALHPHQDRFVVPKEAVLPLPEGLPPARAALAANMETALNALWDSGVGPGERIVVVGGGAVGSLVAYLAGRIPGTETTLVDIDPARERLAHALGVGFALPDAAPGGADLVFHASASAAGLATALACAGDEASVVELSWYGEGTVAAPLGGAFHALRLRLVSSQVGRISPGRRPRWTHRRRLAKALELLRDPRLDALLSKPVPFATLPARMGELLAGPDPCPLIAYDGDA
- a CDS encoding 6-carboxytetrahydropterin synthase — its product is MFAVEVRDHIMIAHSFRGAVFGPAQALHGATFVVDVAFYRPELDADGIVVDIGLALEALKATLAPLNYRNLDDIPQFAGRNTTTEFLARHIFDEIAAAIAAGKLGEGARQVTRLKVALNESHVARAWYEADLG